Within the Miscanthus floridulus cultivar M001 chromosome 2, ASM1932011v1, whole genome shotgun sequence genome, the region AATATTAGTGGAGGGACAAGATCTTGAACAATATATGAGTACATTCTATTAAGGTAATTGCATGGTACATAATTTATAAGGCAATAATGTAGTAAATTCGCTGCGCACATGGAATCAAGTTTATATTGCATACATTCTTGTTTAGGTAATGATACATTGTGGAGTAAAGAAGATGCCAGAAGGCCACATAATGAAGCGGTAGACTAGAAATGCACATGATTACCGGTATCCAGGTGATGTCTGCGCATCAGTAGGTAAACAACTAGGACAAAGCTTGCTGTTTGCTAATGCTCTTGATGTAGTCAAATCAACAGACAAAGACCCAAAACCTGGGGAGATTTTGACAAGGTACCTAAATAAAGCTACCTAAATATGGCAAGGAAAGAGATTTTTGAAGGGTTGCAAACTGCAGACTATAGCCAAACTTCTCCTTTAGATGGAAACACTACAACGGTGTACATGTCTGGATGTGGTACTGAAGCACAGAATGTGGACCAAGATGGCTATGACTCTGATGGTCTAGAAGCTGTAACAAACAGATATGGTGCTTCTGGGTCTAGTATCAAAGGGAGTACAGCATATACATATTAAATTTGTTATAGCTGCAGCAAAAGGTTTGTTATCATAGGTAGGATGGAACGACAATGCTAAGTCTGTTAAGGGAGTAAAAATTCTGGGGACGGTGTGCactctaaataaaataaatagaaATGGTAACGAGCAGTGTAGGAACATAAGTAGCAGCAAAAGAAAGAGGAAGTGAAAAAGAAGAGGACCAGACAACGGAAAAGGCAGAGTATTATATGGCTAGAAGTGGTGGATCCTGGAGTATCAAAGAGTGAGTAGCAAAATATATTATAAGGAAAAAAAGGATAGAAGATACAACTTGCAGAAAGCTGAAACAGAGGCGCTCACTGCAGTTACCCAAACTACTGATCTCTGTTGGATAGCAGCAGCAGCTATCAGTTAAAATGGATCTGTATGTGCAGTCAAGATGCATTATCCATGTAAgtcatgaaactaattttgtaggGAAGAAAATACGGGCTTCAACAATGTATAGAAAGGTGCAACATTCAAATGTTGTAAGCAAAAACACCTCTTTGGTGAGTCTAGTCTGGCATTTctctatctctacaactaaaatatacggattgtcaacatctacccggcaggaccaaaacactcatgcgatccatatccggcaggcaaataatcaccgcatggagacactagaaggcaagtaaataaaatggaataaaactcacggaatcaccggcaggcaaataatcagcgcatggagacactggaaggcaagtaaataaaatggaataaaacggaaagagaattatgggaagagaaaggaatttattggaatatcaccacgcaatgatcatgatcgtgatccaaatctcgttcgtcgtccttcgcgttgcgtgttgacaacaaatattttttttcccaaaaaatgaATTATTGCCATGCCTCATGCGGGCTAGGATATCGTAAGTCCGACTATACATGTTTTGGCAAGGCAGAGCATGGATAAATTCAATTCGATGCCTAGCAATAAATTTTCAGCCTTTGAGGCAACTGATGCCGTAACTTTCAGACAACAAGCTCCAAAcctagcttttatttcagattcattacgataatgaatgtgtttctagacattatcatggtataatacacgtgaaaaattgaattgatatattcttgattttgacttggctaacaaacatctcattcaatttatgttgcacccggtgcaacgcacgggcactcaTCTAGTAAACTTTTAAAGTGTGGTATTTCAATTTGCAGACAGACCGGCCAATCATAAAACCATTGATTCTGAATTGGTATGTTATATTACGAAGCAAAATCTTACAGGCGATAAAAGCAGATTGGTATTTTAGAACAGAACTCCACATGGTAAGGAAACATCCTGCAACATCAATttctttgggatggagggagtaacctaataaggagatttttttttttttggggacaGAGGGCTAATAAGGAGATTAAAAGGTAGCAGGTTGAGATTCGGTAGCAGGTAGCAGTAAATAAAAACAGGAGAATTGAACATTTAAGGAAATAGTATCAAGAAATTTGACATGACGACTACCAATGTGATGATAACATAGTGGTAGTGGTAGATTTGGTTATTGAAAATTCATTCGAGAAAATCTGAAAACTCTGAACATGAGCTGCTTGCCTGGGAAACCAGGACACACGAACCAGATCTAGCATTTGACACAGAAAGTTCAAAAATACCAATGCTGCAACACAATCAGAAATTAAGAGCTAGGGGATTGTGACCAAGACAAAACCTGTCCTGTTTAAGCCAAAAGCAAGAGCCTAGCTGCATGTTTGGTCCGTCGTACTTGCCTCTCCTGTGGCCGTTGCGGCGCACCGCCTGTCTTGGTCGCTGCTAGGACACGGCAGCGCGCCGGCGCGCCGGTGTAGGCGCGGTGGAGCCGCAGCGCGGCGAGGTGGAGCAGCGACGTGGATCGGCGGCGCGCCTtggtggagcggcggcgcggcgaggtTGAGTCACTACATGgtgcggtggcagcggcggcggcgtgtcTCGGGAGAAGAAAAGGTGGAAGATGGGGGTCGCGTGGTGAGAGGCGACCACAGAAGCAAAAAGTGGTCAGGTGATGTACTGCTGCAGACACAAATACGGCGTGAAAAAAAATGTTCCAAGAAAAATACGAGGCGTATACAGGCTGTCCTGGCACACATCCCAAAGAGCATCTAACGGTTGCATGTGTGAGGGCTCATGCCCTGCAGAGCAAAATTTCCGCGTTCGATGGAGCCATGGCTGCAGGTTCACATCCACACCTCACTCAAAGAGTCACAGCACAGCTCTTATCTCTGGAGTAGTCGAGGGCTGTACATTTCAATTCCAAAGCCTTGTTTAGATTagggttagaaatcagtattcgacattgtagtactttcgtttgtatttgacaattattgttcaatcatggtctaactaggctcaaaagattcgtctcgtaatttacaatcaaactgtgtaattagttatttttttatctacatttaatactctatgcatgtgttcaaagatttaatgtgacgaaaaaagtgaaaaaacttgcgaTCTAACACCAGGCCCAGTGCTGCGTGCCCACGCTGCACAGGATCGACGATATAGTAGGCCAGGTCACAAATTAAATGATATGCATTGTACGTAGTACCAAGCATCAAGGCATGCATTGTACTCCTACATACGTGAAAGGATATGTAGCCAGTACCGGCTGGGCAAGGCACGCGGCCACGGTGACCACACGAGGCTGGGCAAGACAGCACGGCACCATCCCCGGCCCGGCCGCAGCGCTAGGCGCCACAGCAACGTCGCCTCAGTAAGTCCGGCCGGTCAGGTTCCATCGAGCTCCGCGCCTCCGCCCGTGTGACCGCCGTCCCGTCCAGGTGGCCGGCCGATCATCTATCAGTGGTCACGTGGCTGGCCGGTGCGCCAACAGCTGAGGAGAGCTGAACTCTAGGCTGGGCTTGCGATCCATCTATCCAGATGAAACACCACGACGTACAAGTACAAGGTGGATGAGCTACTAGTCACCTTAGCATTTGTTTTGACATAATGCGTTTGATGACGATGATTGGCTCGATTAGTCTGGTTATAACAGGGACAAACGGCTAGGGGCAAACGCCTTTTTATCCTCTATACTACCAGTGTGACCAGCCGTTGTTATGAAGCTCTGCTTGCTTGTGATTTGTGGTGGAAACAGCCAAATTGGCGAGTGGTGTGGTGTTGTTTCCTTTTGATTGATATGCGAATCTTCAGATAATTGTGAAAACCCACTTTGCGCAGAAGACATCGCTATATAGCTAGGCTTCTCTTCGTCCTGTAAGTATTGACCACGACTGAAATTGAATAATATTCCGTGCTTTATTATCATAAAATGAAAGAAAATGACATGCCGTCATTCCGGCCTATATGGAAAAAAGAAGGATTATTCTTATGGGTACACGTATGATTAGCTAGACATTTCACCATTGCTCGCATTGGTCTCTGGTACTATGCAGTCTACCATTCTTTTTTTAATCGGTTAATTAGAATGTTGCCATTTTTTTTTGCGGGTATGAGAAACGTCACTACAATTTTCTTACTATGAAGtatatgccattataattctactTATGCCTAAAATTTGCCACTTTATATGTTTCCCATGACCACAGATCTACGCTACATAGTTTTGTATAGACAAAAAATACCCATGTAGTcttcttattcatctctttcttccTCCTCTAGCCCCTACTTGCAACTGACCCGAGGTATAGATATGAGGAGCTAGCAGGAGCCCTTGATCGGTAGATCTGTAGCAATATCATCCAATAGGCAATAGTTGCATCCCCCTACTTACAAACTGACCCGAGCATATAAGACATAAGCAATAAAACTTCCCTCGCACACTAGACATGGTACTGTGTCCCGTACGCTACAACTCTAATCTATTGTGTATTAGACATTGATTACTAGTTGGAGGTAAAAAAAACGACACGGCTTTAACTGATAATTACTCAGTTAGTATTTTATTTATGTAATACAACATACAGCTATAAGCATTAAGCAAGTAATATTTTTTTAATTACGAATCTACTAACATTAAGCTTGTGTCAAAATACTTATATATTAATAAAGTAATTGTTAGCCAAAGACTTGTCCCGAAGAAACACAATAAATTGTGTAGTTTCAAATAGAGGGACTCATATGTGTCAAGTTAGAACTATTTGGATTAGAGCTCCTCCGGGCCTTCTTTTAATTCTCTGAAGAAGTGGTTATGTGGCTAaaagtgtttttttttaaatgcatGAAGGAAGTGATTCTATGTGGGAACTAGATCAGGATAGCATGCTTATTTTATAGTAATGCTCTATCATCTATGTGTATCCAACAATGATGTACATGAGAGTAAAAAGAACATTATGTATTTATTTCAGCCCTATTATTTTTTCTCATATTTGAATCGCTTCATAGCTACATAATTAATGCACATCAACTCCTCCTAACGTTGTAAAGTGATTCTCTATAAAATATCGTTTGGCATTGCTTCTGGTTCTTCTGCTTAGCATCCTGCTAAATCAGGCCAGCCTTAGCAACTAAGGAACTTTTAAGCTCTCTCCCACACATCTCTCTTTCTCCATTCATTCTGAAGTAGACCCCACACAAGAAAGTAAATACTAGAAATACAAAAGACAACATATACTCATAAAAAGCAGATAAATTCATGCTGTTGTCCTTCCTTTCTCTTTCCCAGCTTTCTCCTTTCTCTCTCCTCCAGTCCTCCTTCATCCTCTCACTCTCTCTCATTGCTGCCTACTCTCCATCGACTTGGTGGGATGTGATTCTCCACCACCTCCGAGCTTGCCAGAGGTCTCTCCACCTCTTTCTTCCTCGCATACTTCCTTTTCTTTCCAAACACAAATCCGCAGCAAAGAAAGTGCAGATTATAAAGAAAAGATCAGAATTCAAAGCAGCCAGAAAGCTGACTAGCTAGCCTAGAAGagtggaaagagagagagaagtaTATCTCAACAGGGCCTCCATGGTGTTCCCTTCACCTTCAGTGCCGGTCTACCTAGATCCACATCCACCAAATTGGAATAACCAGGTACTGCATGAGCTTCTCTCTTCATCCCCCTCTATCTATTTAATAACATCTAGCTAGCCTTGAATCTTGATCCGTCCATACGCttgttcatgttcttcttcatggCAAATTAAAGGACTTTGGCACAAAGATATTCTCACCTCAATGAATATCCATAGGCAATTCTGGCTTCCTTTTCCTAAAGCTAAACCACGCTCGGTTGTTTGAGCTGCTGTGGACGCGCGATTTATGAGCCGCACGATCTGACGCGCGGGGTGTCTCTCTGCTGCTCATCTGCCGTCCTGCTGTCCGATCACAGCGAGCACCTGTTGCTGCtgcttgagagagagagagagagtgggatgCTGCTGTGCTGTGCATGTgaccggagagagagagagagggggggggaggTGGATGCTGGcatgctgctggctgctgcatgTGACCGTACCGTGCGACATGGCATGCTGCGCTACACGGGTGCCACCAGCCTCCCATCCCTATAGAAAAAATTATGTTTAGGTCATGTTTAGAGGACCTGTTATTCTATTTTTTTATGTCTAACTATAGAAAAAATTATGACTTGTTCGTATTTGTAGCAGCAAGGTCAGCAGGCGAGCGGGGGAGCCGATGCACCGCTGCTGCCCGTGGGTCCGGCGGCTGCCACAGCCGCGGCTCCGGAGCCCAGTGGCTTGCCGAGAAGCTCATCGGCGGCCAGTGCCGCCGTGGCTGCGGACGCGAGGCCCAACTCGATGGCGGAGCGCGCGCGGCTGGCGCGGATGCCGCAGCCGGAGCCGGCGCTCAAGTGCCCGCGCTGCGAGTCCACCAACACCAAGTTCTGCTACTACAACAACTACTCCCTCTCCCAGCCCCGCCACTTCTGCAAGACGTGCCGCCGCTACTGGACGCGCGGCGGATCCCTCCGTACCGTCCCCGTCGGCGGAGGCTGCCGTCGCAACAAGCGTTCGTCCaagtcctcctcctccgccgccgggtCTTCTTCCTCTTCGAAGACGTCATCCTCGGGTACTCTGCTCGGTGGTCCATCAGCTATGCCGTCCACTACTCCGGGCGCTACCGGTGCGATCATCACTCCGGGTCTCAGCTCTTTCTCTCACCACTTGCCGTTCTTGGGCTCGATGCACCCGCCGGGGCCCAACCTAGGGCTTGCCTTCTCCACCGGACTGCCGCTGCTCGGCATGCAGAACCTGGACACGGTGGATCAGTTTCCGGTGGCAAGCGGTGGAGGCACCACCATCGGTGCATCTCTGGAGCAGTGGAgagtgcagcagcagcagcggcagttCCCGTTCATGACTGGGGGAATACTGGACCTTCCACAACCGCCGACGTACCAACTGGGTTTGGAAGCTAACCGAGGAGGCAGCGGCTCAGCTGCGGCAGCGTTCACTTTAGGGCAGCCCACGACGACCAGTGCTACCACGGCAAGGCAGGAAGGGTCGTCAAAGAATATGGAGGACAGTAAAGGACAAGACATGAGCTTACAGAGGCAGTACATGGCGGCTCTACGCCAGGGATCAGGAGCACACGGTGTCTGGGATGGGAATGCTGGTGGCAGCGGCAGCGACGGTGGTGGCACTGGCAGTGGCGGCGGTTCAAGTTGGCCGATGAACATTATTCGTGGATTCCATTCTTCGTCCACCAGTGGTGGCAATGGCGGCCGTGGCTCGTTGTAGATGGTAATACTCCGGCTGGGCCAATGTCCTATCAAGAAGATATTTTCGAGATGCATGTTTGGGTTTGAGCAAATGCTAGCTATAGCTAGGACGATGGAGGAACAGGAGATGGTCAATCCGGCGGTCTGTTCATCAACTGCTATTCTTCATCAGCAACTGTAGAAGCACTGCTAGCTCATGATGGTCACAGGTAGGAGTTTAAAGTAAAGTTGCTCTTTGGTTAACCCTTTTTCTGCCATTTGGTTTTAAACTTAAAGGCGTTCGTCCTGCATTGTGTCCATAGCGCCACTTTTCTACTTTTCACACTATTGTTCACAGGGATTAATTAATCAAAATTGGTGCACGGGGTATACTATATGATAAGGTATATTTGACATGGAGATACTGATTAGTTGTTTCATCACTACTCCTACTTGTGTGGAGTTTGTATGAAATGAATGTATGTATGGTTTGTTGCCAAgttacttccatatatatatatgtttttgcTTCGATAAATTCTATCCTGTATTCAGGGCATTTGATTAAAGACAGCGTACAGTTAAAGTGGAAGGTTGCAAGCACGTACTTATGAAATATAGGAGCTGTAAGATCTTGATCACATGCACTTGGTATTGATAAGAAAAGAGTACTCCCTCCTGAGAGTACTCTCTCTCCATTCCAAAGCTTTTCTAGTTATAGATTTTGCTATATATGCACCTAGACATACATTGTGCCTAGATACATGGTAAAAAATTTTAGTATGTACCTAGAAAATCTAAAATATGGCTTACgacttggaatggagggagtacaatacTTCATCGATAAATTATCCTAGTCTTGGACTACTCCACTACTATTTTGTATGACGAAATCTTATGCATATATGATATTATTGCAATGGGAGTATCCGTCAAGGCGTATTCGTCATACATTACAAGTTATTGCGGCATTTACATGGCACGCATGCTACATTTTGATTTGTAAGTTGTATGGTTGTGGTGCAGGTGCTGTGATATTCATATAAATACTAGTTTCGTGATTTTTTTTGGTCAAACAGTGATAACACCGCAACTACATAGTTTTGAGCTAACCTTTAACCCAATAAATAAAGAGTG harbors:
- the LOC136540174 gene encoding dof zinc finger protein DOF3.6-like isoform X1, giving the protein MLACCWLLHVTVPCDMACCATRQQGQQASGGADAPLLPVGPAAATAAAPEPSGLPRSSSAASAAVAADARPNSMAERARLARMPQPEPALKCPRCESTNTKFCYYNNYSLSQPRHFCKTCRRYWTRGGSLRTVPVGGGCRRNKRSSKSSSSAAGSSSSSKTSSSGTLLGGPSAMPSTTPGATGAIITPGLSSFSHHLPFLGSMHPPGPNLGLAFSTGLPLLGMQNLDTVDQFPVASGGGTTIGASLEQWRVQQQQRQFPFMTGGILDLPQPPTYQLGLEANRGGSGSAAAAFTLGQPTTTSATTARQEGSSKNMEDSKGQDMSLQRQYMAALRQGSGAHGVWDGNAGGSGSDGGGTGSGGGSSWPMNIIRGFHSSSTSGGNGGRGSL
- the LOC136540174 gene encoding dof zinc finger protein DOF3.6-like isoform X3 codes for the protein MVFPSPSVPVYLDPHPPNWNNQQGQQASGGADAPLLPVGPAAATAAAPEPSGLPRSSSAASAAVAADARPNSMAERARLARMPQPEPALKCPRCESTNTKFCYYNNYSLSQPRHFCKTCRRYWTRGGSLRTVPVGGGCRRNKRSSKSSSSAAGSSSSSKTSSSGTLLGGPSAMPSTTPGATGAIITPGLSSFSHHLPFLGSMHPPGPNLGLAFSTGLPLLGMQNLDTVDQFPVASGGGTTIGASLEQWRVQQQQRQFPFMTGGILDLPQPPTYQLGLEANRGGSGSAAAAFTLGQPTTTSATTARQEGSSKNMEDSKGQDMSLQRQYMAALRQGSGAHGVWDGNAGGSGSDGGGTGSGGGSSWPMNIIRGFHSSSTSGGNGGRGSL
- the LOC136540174 gene encoding dof zinc finger protein DOF3.6-like isoform X4, with translation MLACCWLLHVTVPCDMACCATRQGQQASGGADAPLLPVGPAAATAAAPEPSGLPRSSSAASAAVAADARPNSMAERARLARMPQPEPALKCPRCESTNTKFCYYNNYSLSQPRHFCKTCRRYWTRGGSLRTVPVGGGCRRNKRSSKSSSSAAGSSSSSKTSSSGTLLGGPSAMPSTTPGATGAIITPGLSSFSHHLPFLGSMHPPGPNLGLAFSTGLPLLGMQNLDTVDQFPVASGGGTTIGASLEQWRVQQQQRQFPFMTGGILDLPQPPTYQLGLEANRGGSGSAAAAFTLGQPTTTSATTARQEGSSKNMEDSKGQDMSLQRQYMAALRQGSGAHGVWDGNAGGSGSDGGGTGSGGGSSWPMNIIRGFHSSSTSGGNGGRGSL
- the LOC136540174 gene encoding dof zinc finger protein DOF3.6-like isoform X2, whose product is MVFPSPSVPVYLDPHPPNWNNQQQGQQASGGADAPLLPVGPAAATAAAPEPSGLPRSSSAASAAVAADARPNSMAERARLARMPQPEPALKCPRCESTNTKFCYYNNYSLSQPRHFCKTCRRYWTRGGSLRTVPVGGGCRRNKRSSKSSSSAAGSSSSSKTSSSGTLLGGPSAMPSTTPGATGAIITPGLSSFSHHLPFLGSMHPPGPNLGLAFSTGLPLLGMQNLDTVDQFPVASGGGTTIGASLEQWRVQQQQRQFPFMTGGILDLPQPPTYQLGLEANRGGSGSAAAAFTLGQPTTTSATTARQEGSSKNMEDSKGQDMSLQRQYMAALRQGSGAHGVWDGNAGGSGSDGGGTGSGGGSSWPMNIIRGFHSSSTSGGNGGRGSL